The window CCGGCTACCGAGGAGAAAAAAGAAGTCATGGACACGAGCAGGAAGACGGCGCTGGCAACCGACTCGCGGATCGACCCCCAGGCCGAGCGCTTCATGGAGGAGACGGTCAGCCACTCCCAACCCTCTTCCCCTCACGCGCTGCTGGCCTCGTGGGCCGGTACCTGGAAGGTGCGCACGAGGAACTGGATGGGCACGTGGGTGGAGTCGACGGCCACGGTGAAGATGCGGATGACGCTGGGCGGGCGCTACCTCGAGGAGACCTATACCAGCACCGTCCTGGGCCACTCCTTCGAGGGCCGCACCATCTTCGGCTACGACAACACCCAGGACGTGTTCGTGATGATGACGTACGGCAGCATGGGCACGGGCCTCACCCTGCGCGAGGGCACGCTCGATGCGAGCGGCAGGGTCATCACCTTCCGGAACGCGACCGGTGGGAGCGAGCGCGTGGAGATTCGCATGGAGGGCCCCCACGAGCTCGTCGCGGAGATGTTCGATGGGGAGCCGGGCCACGATGAGGTGAAGGTGGTGGAAGCCCGGTACACCCGCGCTCGCTCCGTCTGGGGTCGCGGCTTCTGAGGTGCCCCCTCGCTCACGCCGGCAGGCGCCAGTCGATGGGCTCGCGCCCCGCCTTCTCCAGCGCCTCGTTGGTGAGGCTGAAGGGCCTGCTCCCGAAGAAGCCCTTCTTCGCCGACAACGGCGAGGGGTGCGGTGCCTTCAGGATGACGTGCCTCGACGTGTCGATGAGCGCCTCCTTCTTCTGCGCGTAGCTGCCCCACAGCAGGAACACCACCGGCTCCGGCTTGTCGCTCACCTTCTGGATGACCGCGTCGGTGAAGGCCTCCCAGCCATGCCCCTCGTGGGCATTGGCCTGACCCTCCCGCACCGTCAACACCGCGTTGAGCAGCAGCACCCCCTGCTTCGCCCACGGCACCAGCGAGCCCTCCTTCGGCTTCGGCACGCCCAGGTCACTCTGTAGCTCCTTGAAGATGTTCACCAGCGAGGGCGGTGGCTTCACCCCCGGCTGCACCGAGAACGCCAGCCCGTGCGCCTGTCCCGGCCCGTGGTACGGGTCCTGCCCGAGCAGCAGCACCTTCACCGCGTCGTACGGCGTCAGCCGGAAGGCCGAGAACAGGTCCTCCTCGGACGGGTACACCGTGTGCTCGCGCCGCTCCCGCGTGACGAACGCCTCCAGCTCCGCGAACCCCGGGCTCGCCAGCACGTCCTTCAGCACCTTCGTCCAGTCCGCCGGCAACCGGTCCTTCATCGCACCCATCGCGCCTCCGCGTCAGGGCTCCTCCATCCTCGGAGCACCCGTCCCACCCTACTTCAGCGGTCATGTGGCGTGGGTGTCTTTTTCACGTCGGTTCGATTCACGTGGGGTCCATCATTTGGGTACAGGACACACCTCGCGTATGAGTGGCCGAGGATGCGCCCCGGGTGGCCGGGGCGGGAGGAGGTCTACACATGGGAGCGCCGAGACTCGCGTTCACGGTGATGCACGCCGCCTTCGATCCCTCGCGGGTGGAGCTGGCGCGGAGGTTGGAGGAGAAGCTGCGCGAGTCGCTGGGCACGGGGGACGTGCTCCACGTGGAGCGGGACACCGTGCGCCGTGGCGTGTGGAACGTGGCCAGCGCGTGCTGGCGGTGGGGCATCGCCCAGGCCGGGCACGGCATCACCCACGTGGTGCTGCTCAACGACGACGCCGTGCCCTGCGCCGGCTTCGTGGAGGCGGTCCGCGCCGCGCTGGCCGTGAGGCCACGGCACCCCGTCTGTTTCTACGCGAACCATGAGACGGCGCGGCTCGCGTACGAGCGGGGAGATGCCTGGTGGACCTCCGATGATGGGCTGGTGGGCGTGACGTGTGCCCTCCCGGTGGAGCTGGCGCGCGACTTCCTGGAGTGGGAGCACGCCTCGCTGGTGGAACGTCCCCCTCCGGGGCTCTCGGACGACGGGCGGCTCAACGTGTGGGCCATGGCGCACCAGCGGAGGATCTGGCACGCCAGGGGCCTCGTGGACCATGCCATCCCGGACGAGAGCCTCATCGGAAACCAGGGGCATGAGGGGCGCACCTCGCTCACGCCCCTGCCGGCCAGTGAGGAGGAGGCCCGGGCCATCGACTGGACACAGGGGCTGGAGGAGCCGCTGCACGTGCTCGTGTACGGGATTTCCCCCATCCACCTGCTGCGGGAGATCAAACCCGAGGTGCGCTCCCGGATGGGGCTGGAGCAGGTCGTCGACCGCCTCTGGGGCGAGGCGGCGCCCCGGGCGCGTGAGTTCTACGGCCGCATGAGGCCGTGACGCCGGCCGGCGTCCCCGCCCCGTCCGCCGCCCCACCCGACAAGCAACCGAGCCCTCCTCTTGGGCTCGGGCCATTGTCGGGCTACCCTCCGGGACGCCATGTCGATGTACAACGAGTCGCTCCGCGCGTTCCTCAAGCCCGTCCTCCCCTATCTCGACGACCCGTCGGTCTCCGAGATCATGATCAACGGGCCCACCGATGTCTGGATCGAGCGCAAGGGCAAGGTCTCCAAGACCGATGCCACGTTCACCGAGGAAGGTCTGATCGGCGCCGCGCGCAACATGGCGCAGTTCGTCGGCCGCCTCCTCAACGACGAGCGCCCCCGCCTCGACGCGCGCCTGCCCGACGGCAGCCGCATCCACGTCGTCATCCCGCCCATCGCCCGCAAGGGCACCACCATCTCCATCCGCAAGTTCTTCAAGGACAAGCTCACCATCGAGTCCTTGATCAAGTTCAAGTCGATGACCAAGGAGATGGCGCGCCTCATCGACGCGGGCATCCACACCAAGCTCAACATGCTGGTGTCCGGCGGCACGGGCTCGGGCAAGACGACCCTGCTCAACATCGTCTCCTCCCTCATCCCCGACGAGGAGCGCATCCTCACCATCGAGGACTCGGCCGAGCTCCAGCTCAACCAGTCCCACCTCGTCCCCTTCGAGAGCCGGCCCCCGGACAAGTTCGGCAAGGGCGGCGTGGACATGGGAGACCTGCTGCACTCGGCCCTGCGTCTGCGCCCCGACCGCATCGTCGTGGGCGAGGTGCGCGGCGGCGAGGCCTTCCACCTCGTGCAGGCGATGAACACCGGTCACGGCGGCTCGCTCGCCACCACCCACGCCAACACGCCCACGGACACGCTGCGCCGCATCGAGTCGCTGTGCCTCATGTCCGGCATCGAGCTGCCCATGGTGGCCATCCGCGCCCAGGTGGCCAGCGCCATCAACTTCGTCATCTGCTGCGAGCGCCTCCACGACGGCAGCCGGAAGACGATTGCCCTCTCCGAGGTGCTCCCGCTCAGCGAGAAGGGCGAGTACCGCACCCAGGACATCTTCGTCTTCACCCCGGTGACGAAGGACGAGGAGGGCCACATCCTCGGCTACCACGCGCCCACCGGCATCATCCCCACCTTCGTGGACAGGGCGCGCGCCTACGGCTTCTCCGACCTGGACGAGTCCTTCTTCGACCCGGCCACCTACGGCCTGCCCCCTCCCCCCTCCTTCCGCCTGGGCGAGACGTACGCCGTGCGCTGGGCCCCCTCGCTCAAGCACCGCGAGCGCGGCGAGCGCGACCCGGACAGCTACAAGAAGGAGTGGCTGGCCTTCGAGCAGCGGCTCAAGGACGAGGCCCGTGACTCCAAGGACGGCAAGCCCCCGGCTCCCGCCGCTCCGGCGGTGCAGGTGCAGGTGCCCGCCAACCTCCCCACCCCGCCCAAGGCCCCCGCCGCCCGCGGCGGCCCCGCCCTCCGGCCCAACCTGCCCGCCAACAAGCCGCCGCCTCCTCCGGAGGACGACGACCGGACGCCGCCGCCCACGCGCAACCCCTTCGCCTCCGAGGCGGAGGAGGGGCCCGCCACCCTGGCCGACGAGCCCAAGGTGCAGGTGGCCGCGGACCTCCTGGCCGAGGACGAGACCCAGGGCCGCGGCATCGTTCCGCCGCGCTCCACCCGCTCGTCCACGCCCCAGCCCCAGCGCTCGGGTCCTTCCACCGGCGTCCGCCCCGCGATGCCCGCCCGCAGGCCCGCCTCCATGCCCCCCGCCCGGCCCTCCCTCGCCCCTCCCGTGCCCGACGAGCACCTGGAGGACGAGCCCCGGGAGCTGGACAACTCCGAGAAGACACACATCCGGCCCATGCCCGACAAGCCGCGCCGCTAGCCACCCCGGAGTCCTCCGCCCCTCGCGCCCCCGGCGTCACTGGCGGTACGTCTCCTTGCGGCAAGCGCTCCATGAGGGGAAAGTGGCGCCGTGTTCCTTCCACTCCTCGCCACGCTCGCCGTGCTCGGCCAGGTGCCCGCGTCCTCCGAGGCGCCCCTCACCGTGCTGATCGCCCCGCCCGAGGCCGCGGGCGTCCCCTCCCACATCATCTCCTTCGCCCAGGAGCATGTGGCCGAGCAGCTCAAG is drawn from Archangium lipolyticum and contains these coding sequences:
- a CDS encoding DUF1579 domain-containing protein, producing MDTSRKTALATDSRIDPQAERFMEETVSHSQPSSPHALLASWAGTWKVRTRNWMGTWVESTATVKMRMTLGGRYLEETYTSTVLGHSFEGRTIFGYDNTQDVFVMMTYGSMGTGLTLREGTLDASGRVITFRNATGGSERVEIRMEGPHELVAEMFDGEPGHDEVKVVEARYTRARSVWGRGF
- the ung gene encoding uracil-DNA glycosylase, with translation MKDRLPADWTKVLKDVLASPGFAELEAFVTRERREHTVYPSEEDLFSAFRLTPYDAVKVLLLGQDPYHGPGQAHGLAFSVQPGVKPPPSLVNIFKELQSDLGVPKPKEGSLVPWAKQGVLLLNAVLTVREGQANAHEGHGWEAFTDAVIQKVSDKPEPVVFLLWGSYAQKKEALIDTSRHVILKAPHPSPLSAKKGFFGSRPFSLTNEALEKAGREPIDWRLPA
- a CDS encoding CpaF family protein; translated protein: MSMYNESLRAFLKPVLPYLDDPSVSEIMINGPTDVWIERKGKVSKTDATFTEEGLIGAARNMAQFVGRLLNDERPRLDARLPDGSRIHVVIPPIARKGTTISIRKFFKDKLTIESLIKFKSMTKEMARLIDAGIHTKLNMLVSGGTGSGKTTLLNIVSSLIPDEERILTIEDSAELQLNQSHLVPFESRPPDKFGKGGVDMGDLLHSALRLRPDRIVVGEVRGGEAFHLVQAMNTGHGGSLATTHANTPTDTLRRIESLCLMSGIELPMVAIRAQVASAINFVICCERLHDGSRKTIALSEVLPLSEKGEYRTQDIFVFTPVTKDEEGHILGYHAPTGIIPTFVDRARAYGFSDLDESFFDPATYGLPPPPSFRLGETYAVRWAPSLKHRERGERDPDSYKKEWLAFEQRLKDEARDSKDGKPPAPAAPAVQVQVPANLPTPPKAPAARGGPALRPNLPANKPPPPPEDDDRTPPPTRNPFASEAEEGPATLADEPKVQVAADLLAEDETQGRGIVPPRSTRSSTPQPQRSGPSTGVRPAMPARRPASMPPARPSLAPPVPDEHLEDEPRELDNSEKTHIRPMPDKPRR